Part of the Bacillus sp. THAF10 genome is shown below.
AAAATAAGTCCATTAAATGCTCCTGCTAAAATTAACAAGAGAACTGGCTCCCCGATAAAAGCAAAAATGATAGTAGAGACGACAATAAAGCCGATTATAAACCAGGAGTTATGACGGTTGACCGTTTTCGATAATGTTCGTAAAAAAGAAACAGAGGTATATGCCGCACCGACTACAGAGGTGATACCAGCAGCCCACAGAACTATTCCAAACATTTTGTACCCGACCATTCCAGCTGCTTCCATGAAAACGGATGCTGGTGGGTTTGCAGGATCAAGCTTAAAGCCTGTAGATACGACACCAAGTACGGCAAGAAATAGAAAAATACGCATAATGGACGCAATCACAATACCTGATACCGAACTTTTCGTCACCTGGTGGAGATTTTCCTTCCCGCTAATGCCGGCATCTAGTAAACGGTGTCCCCCAGCAAAGGTGATATACCCACCAACGGTTCCTCCAACAAGGGTGATGATGGCAAACACATCAATCTTTTCTGGAACGAAGGTGCGCAAGGCTGCCTCGCCAACCGGGGGATTACTTTTAAATGCTACGTACAACGTTAACAACAGCATCATCAACCCAAGCGCACGAGCAATCTTGTCCATCGCCACTCCCGCTTCTTTGGAGAGGAAAATGGCAATGGCAATAGCGGCAGTAATAATGGCGCCAATTCGGACATCAAGACCGAAGAGTACATTCATCCCCATCCCTGCTCCACCGATATTCCCAACGTTAAAAGCAAGGCCACCTAGTGCCACTGCAAAGGCAAGGAAATAGCCGAGTCCTGGTAACACCATGTTTGCGATGTCCTGTCCACGCTTTTTGGACACGGCGATGATTCGCCACACATTAACCTGCACACCGATGTCTAAAATTATCGACATCAAAATAACGAAACCAAAGCTTGCCAGGAGCTCTTCTGTAAAGACCGCTGTTTGCGTGAGGAATCCGGGACCAACAGCAGACGACCCCATCAAGAATGCTGCTCCTAAAAGAACACTCCAGTTGCTTTTTGGCTTTTGTAAGGAATCATAGGTCCTATTATTATTTTCTGTCATTTTTTAGCCTCCATCTGGTTGTGTTTGCGCTTACTTTTTTTGGTAAATCCTTCAATGATATATTATTCCGCTATATTAACATATAAATGAATTGACTGACAATTTTCGGCCGTATTGTTGTAAAAAATGAAAAGGGTTGACTTGAATGTAATTGGTTTGTAAAAAAGCTTTGATGATCACTCTTGGACTATAGAC
Proteins encoded:
- a CDS encoding NRAMP family divalent metal transporter — encoded protein: MTENNNRTYDSLQKPKSNWSVLLGAAFLMGSSAVGPGFLTQTAVFTEELLASFGFVILMSIILDIGVQVNVWRIIAVSKKRGQDIANMVLPGLGYFLAFAVALGGLAFNVGNIGGAGMGMNVLFGLDVRIGAIITAAIAIAIFLSKEAGVAMDKIARALGLMMLLLTLYVAFKSNPPVGEAALRTFVPEKIDVFAIITLVGGTVGGYITFAGGHRLLDAGISGKENLHQVTKSSVSGIVIASIMRIFLFLAVLGVVSTGFKLDPANPPASVFMEAAGMVGYKMFGIVLWAAGITSVVGAAYTSVSFLRTLSKTVNRHNSWFIIGFIVVSTIIFAFIGEPVLLLILAGAFNGLILPVALGTLLIAAYKKSVVGDYQHPLWLTIFGGIVLIATAYLAGVTLMNQLPQLFS